The following are encoded together in the Verrucomicrobiota bacterium genome:
- the tpiA gene encoding triose-phosphate isomerase, producing the protein MSYRRKIVAGNWKMNKTATEAKDFVADLLNALGQYSDNDVETIICPPFVCLPACFEVLEGSSTIIMGAQDMSAQKGGAYTGEISAEMLKDLYCRYVILGHSERRQYNGETDALVNEKTKIAFANKIRPIVCVGETLEQREAGKTKSAVTSQVNNSLADLSPEQWSEMVIAYEPIWAIGTGKTATATQAQEVHELIRGLIAKNADDSIADKARILYGGSVKPDNSKELMSQDDIDGALVGGASLQVDSFVSIVEAACEDFE; encoded by the coding sequence ATGAGTTATCGTAGAAAAATAGTCGCAGGAAATTGGAAAATGAACAAAACGGCTACTGAGGCCAAGGATTTTGTTGCAGACCTTCTGAATGCACTAGGCCAGTATAGCGACAATGATGTAGAGACGATCATCTGCCCTCCATTTGTTTGTTTACCAGCCTGCTTCGAAGTTCTAGAAGGGTCCAGCACCATTATAATGGGGGCACAAGATATGAGTGCTCAAAAAGGTGGTGCTTATACTGGCGAAATATCAGCGGAAATGCTAAAGGATCTATACTGTCGTTACGTTATTCTTGGCCACTCTGAGAGGCGCCAGTATAACGGTGAGACAGATGCTCTTGTTAATGAAAAGACCAAGATCGCGTTTGCTAACAAAATACGCCCTATCGTTTGTGTTGGAGAAACTCTAGAGCAGCGTGAAGCTGGTAAAACAAAAAGTGCGGTGACCTCTCAAGTTAATAACTCTCTTGCGGACCTTAGCCCCGAGCAATGGTCTGAAATGGTCATCGCCTATGAGCCTATTTGGGCTATTGGAACAGGCAAAACGGCCACGGCAACCCAAGCTCAGGAAGTGCATGAACTGATTCGAGGTTTGATTGCGAAAAATGCTGATGACAGTATAGCAGATAAGGCCCGTATTCTTTATGGAGGAAGTGTGAAGCCTGATAACTCTAAAGAGCTTATGAGCCAGGATGACATTGATGGCGCTTTGGTGGGTGGTGCTAGCCTGCAAGTGGACTCATTTGTCTCTATCGTGGAAGCTGCTTGCGAAGATTTCGAATAA
- the secG gene encoding preprotein translocase subunit SecG gives MIINFFIYAVLAVFVVCSVLLVLVVLMQRPRNEGLGTAFGGGVTDTVFGAQTSDVLTKLTIWLGGIFFVCTLGLAILYSQQASSDIKEQLLAEPETTAVPETDEEASDKELAEAEDTQAKEESSPADEEQSTDDSEATPAVSSDASATESEASAEATDTQAEETSEKTN, from the coding sequence ATGATTATCAATTTCTTTATCTATGCCGTCTTAGCCGTCTTCGTTGTATGTAGCGTTCTGCTCGTACTCGTTGTCCTGATGCAACGACCACGCAACGAGGGTCTTGGAACCGCATTCGGCGGAGGCGTAACGGATACGGTTTTCGGAGCTCAAACTTCTGACGTTCTTACAAAACTAACTATTTGGCTTGGAGGCATCTTCTTTGTTTGTACGCTTGGCTTGGCTATTCTTTATTCACAACAAGCTTCGAGTGATATCAAGGAACAACTTTTAGCCGAGCCTGAAACAACGGCGGTACCTGAAACTGATGAAGAAGCCTCCGACAAAGAATTAGCCGAAGCTGAAGACACTCAGGCTAAAGAAGAGTCTTCACCGGCTGACGAGGAACAATCAACAGACGACTCTGAAGCTACACCCGCTGTGAGTTCAGATGCCTCAGCAACTGAATCGGAAGCAAGTGCAGAGGCTACTGATACGCAGGCTGAAGAAACTTCAGAAAAGACTAATTAA